AAAGATATTATTTAAAGAGGCTTTTCTTGTGACTACAATATTAAGCGTAAGGTTAAAAAATAAAGTAGTAATTGGAGGTGATGGACAAGCGACTTTAGGCAATACCATTATGAAAAGTAATGTAAAAAAAATTAGATCTTTATATCACGATAAAGTAATTGCTGGTTTTGCAGGAGGAACTGCAGATGCTTTTACTTTATTTGAAATGTTTGAAAAAAAATTAGCTATATATCAAGGGCAATTACAACGTTCTGCTATTGAATTAGCAAAAGATTGGCGATCAGATAAAATGTTGCGAAAATTAGAAGCTTTATTAGCTGTAGCTGATAAAGAAACTTCATTAATTATTACAGGGAATGGAGACGTAATACAACCTGAAGATGATTTGATAGCCATAGGATCAGGTGGATCTTATGCTCAATCTTCTGCTAAAGCATTAATTGATAACACTAATTTAGATGCAAATGAGATTGTAAAAAAATCCTTACATATAGCTGCGAATATTTGTATTTATACAAATCATAAATTTACCATAAAAGAATTGTTTTCAGAAAAATAAGGAATAATCTCTATGTCTGATATGACTCCTCCTCAAATTGTTTCTGAACTTGATAAATTTATTATCGGTCAAGACAAAGCAAAGAGAGCTGTATCTATTGCATTAAGAAATCGTTGGCGTCGAATGCAATTAAATAATGAACTACGTCATGAAATTACTCCAAAAAATATTTTGATGATTGGCCCTACAGGAGTAGGTAAAACAGAAATTGCAAGACGTTTAGCTAAACTAGCAAATTCTCCTTTTATTAAAGTTGAAGCTACTAAATTTACTGAAGTTGGATATGTTGGGAAGGAAGTAGATTCAATTATCCGAGATTTAACTGATGCAGCTATTAAAATGATTCGAATTAAAAACATTGAAAAAAATAAAATTCGAGTAGAAGAAATAGTAGAAGAAAAAATATTAGATGTTCTAGTCCCAAGACCGAATAAAAATTGGACAGATAATGAAAAAAATGAAAGTCTTTTAAAAACTATTCAAAT
The DNA window shown above is from Buchnera aphidicola (Macrosiphoniella sanborni) and carries:
- the hslV gene encoding ATP-dependent protease subunit HslV, with product MTTILSVRLKNKVVIGGDGQATLGNTIMKSNVKKIRSLYHDKVIAGFAGGTADAFTLFEMFEKKLAIYQGQLQRSAIELAKDWRSDKMLRKLEALLAVADKETSLIITGNGDVIQPEDDLIAIGSGGSYAQSSAKALIDNTNLDANEIVKKSLHIAANICIYTNHKFTIKELFSEK